One window from the genome of Chrysemys picta bellii isolate R12L10 chromosome 15, ASM1138683v2, whole genome shotgun sequence encodes:
- the SNAP29 gene encoding synaptosomal-associated protein 29 — protein MSSYTKNYNPFDDDDDEGLKPVKWNNRDDIFDDPTERQHREATDKQRYLQQEVLRRAQATEASTNRSLSLIYESEQIGVATSEELVRQGEALKRTERMVDKMDQDLKISQRHINNIKSVFGGFVNYFKSKPPETKPEQNGAPEYQGNSRLKEAMVFSKEQESKYQESHPNLRRLRNSDDDFSGTNSESSVQPDVYPKNQHLRAYHQKIDTNLDDMSSGLGRLKNLALGLQTEIDEQDDILDRLTGKVDKLDVSITSTERKVRQL, from the exons ATGTCATCTTACACGAAAAACTATAATccctttgatgatgatgatgatgaaggttTGAAgccagtaaagtggaacaatagAGATGACATCTTTGATGACCCTACTGAAAGGCAACATAGGGAGGCTACAGATAAACAGAGGTATCTTCAGCAGGAAGTTCTGAGGCGGGCTCAGGCCACAGAGGCCAGCACTAATCGATCTCTTTCCCTCATTTATGAATCTGAGCAAATTGGAGTAGCCACATCAGAG GAACTAGTACGTCAGGGTGAGGCATTAAAGCGCACTGAACGAATGGTGGATAAAATGGACCAGGATTTAAAGATTAGTCAGAGACACATAAACAACATTAAGAGTGTCTTCGGTGGTTTTGTAAACTACTTCAAATCAAAACCTCCAGAGACCAAGCCTGAGCAGAATGGAGCCCCTGAGTACCAAGGAAACAGCCG ATTAAAAGAAGCCATGGTCTTTAGTAAAGAACAGGAGTCAAAGTACCAGGAGAGTCATCCAAATTTAAGGAGGCTGCGTAATTCTG ACGATGATTTCAGTGGAACCAATTCAGAATCTTCTGTCCAACCCGATGTTTATCCAAAGAATCAACATCTCCGAGCTTACCACCAGAAAATTGACACCAACTTAG ATGACATGTCCTCTGGGCTGGGCCGTCTGAAAAACCTGGCTTTGGGTCTGCAGACAGAAATTGATGAGCAGGATGACATTCTTGATCGGCTAACTGGAAAAGTAGACAAACTGGATGTCAGTATTACAAGCACTGAAAGAAAAGTCCGACAACTTTAA